DNA sequence from the Acanthochromis polyacanthus isolate Apoly-LR-REF ecotype Palm Island chromosome 5, KAUST_Apoly_ChrSc, whole genome shotgun sequence genome:
tCATACAGATCAGAAGGAATAGAAAGCATAATGTCAGAGGAAGCAATAGTATTGTAAGTCATTGACCATTTTTGAGGGCTTGTAGAATCAGGACCACTGTAAATTTTCTGAAAGTctgaatttagttttttcagaattcacaaaaaagtcagacagcaaattcattttttataGTGGTCTAATCCTATTCCGTACACcatactgcagctttaaataaaataaggCTTGTTCAGGGCCAAAacctctgaaaaacaaacatctacGTCGTATGGGTGCAACATAACCTGAGGAAAATGATAGATCTGGGCACGATGAAACAAAATCCAAAGACACATACTCCACTATTTTTCAGTACAaaactacatttatttatgGCGTTGTCTAGTAAGTACTTTGCTTCCTAAGATTTTACTTGCTTAAAAATACATCTAACACAATGAACTAAATAAACTTCAACTCAACTAGCCATAGCTTTAACATGCAACTGACATATttcattatccatccatccatccatccatccattttcttccgcttatccggggccgggtcgtgGAGGCAGTAGGcaaagcaggtcgttccagacatccctccccccagcgacgctttccagctcttcctgggggatcccgaggcgttcccaggccagacgagatatataatccctccagcgagttctgggtctaccccggggtctcctcccagacggacgtgctcggaaaacctccaaaggaagtctccctggaggcatccgaatcagatggccaaaccacctcaactggctcctttcgatgtgaaggagcagcggatctactccaagctccctccggatgtctgagctcctcaccctatctctaaggctgagtccagccaccccatggaggaagctcatttcgggtgcttgtatccgcgattttgttctttcggtcactacccaaagctcatgaccataggtgagggttggaacgtagatggactggtaaatcaagagcttcactttacggctcagctccctcttcaccacaacgGTTCGGTACAatgcccgcattactgctgacgccgtaCCAAtctgcctgtccatctctcgttCCGTTTTCctatcactcgtgaacaagatcccgagatacttaaactcctttgcttggggaagcaactcccccccaacccagagggagcaatccaccggtttctggcagagaaccatggcctcggacttggaggtgctgatccgcatccctgccggttcacactcggctgcaaactgctccagtgcgtgctggaggtcacggtctgagggcgccaacaaaaccacatcatccgcaaaaagcagagatgcgatcctgaggctcccaaaccgaaaaccctccccaccacgactgcacctcgaaatcctgtccatgaaaaccacaaacaggattgaagacaaggggcagccctggcagagtccaacacccaccagaaacgtgtctgacttagtgccgagtatgcggacatagctctcactttggtcgtacagggaccgaacggctcaTAACAACGAGCCcaggaccccatactcccgcagtgccccccacaaagcccctcgggggacacggtcataggccttctccagatccacaaaacacatgtagactggcaggtcatactcccatgaccccctcagcagctccgcaagggtaaagagctggtctgctgttccacgaccgggacggaatccgcattgctcctcctgaatccgaggttcgactatcggtcagATCCTCCCcaccagcaccctagagtaaactttcccggggaggctgagaagtgtgataccacggtagttggcacacactctccgatccccctttttgaaaatagggaccaccaccccggtctgccactccacaggtactgtacccgatgcccacacgacattgtatagacgtgtcaaccaagacagtccaacaatgtccagagccttcagcatctcagggcgaatctcatccacacctggtgccttgccaccgaggaacttcttaactacctcggcgacctctaccacagatatggacgaagatccccccaagtcttcaggctctgcctcctccattgaggacgtgtttaccgggttcaggagttcctcgaagtgctctttccaccactcgacgatatccccagtacgggtcaacagttctccacctcGACTGaacacagcctgagcgaagccctgcctccccttcctgagacGTCGAacagtttgccagaacttcTCCGAGGCCAActgaaagtccttctccatggcctccccgaactcctcccacacccgagttttagcttccacaaccgccccagctgccgcccttttggccagccggtacctgtcagctgcttcaggagacccccgagccaatcaggctcgaaaagtctcctttttcagcctgacggcctccctcaccgctggtaTCCACCAGCGGGTCTTTAGATTGCCaccgcgacaggcaccagtgaccttcagaccacagctcctagcagctgcttctgcaatggaggctttgaacattgaccactcagaatccatgtctccaacctcccccgggatgcaggagaaactcttccggaggtggtaGTTGAAAACCttacggacagggtcctccgccagatgTTCCCAATTGACcagcactacacgtttgggtttacaaggtctgtccggcagtcttccccgccatcctgatccaactcaccaccaggtggtgatcagttgacagctctgcacctctctcacccgagtgtccaagacatacggccgcaggtctgatgatacgactataaagtagatcatcgacctttggcctaaggtgctctggtaccaagtacacttatgagcaaccttatgctcgaacatggtgttcgTTATGGACAATCTATGACTAGCGCCGAAGTCCAATAataaaacaccactcgggttcagatcgggcaggcagttcctcccaatcacccccctacaggtttctccatcgttgcccacgtgagcgttgaagtctcccaggagaactatggaatccccgggcggtaccccttccaggacaccacccagagactacaagaaggccgaatactctgaactgctgttcggcgcatatgcagagacaacagtcagagttttcccctctgcaacacgaagtcgcagagaggcggccctctcgttctccggggagaactccaacaaagcggcgctcagccggcggcttgtgagtatccccacacccgcccggtgcctctcactttgggcaactccacagtaggagagagtccaacccctctccaggattctggttccagaacccttgctgtgtgtggaggtgagcccaactatatctaaccggtatcgctccacctcccgcaccagctcaggttccttccctgccagtgaggtgacattccacgtccccagagctagtctacgccaccagggggtggcacgcccaggcgcccgctcctgcctactgcccggtggacatagcacccgaccccgacttcctgccctgtaggtgcAGGGCCTACTGGGCATCATTATTAACTCGTAAACCCattaatacaaaaatacacaattttctAAAAGTTTCCATTCTGCATAGtgattatttttatcttttttccccactattGGTAAAGACGCGAGGATACCACAATTGTCTCGATTTTTCATATACCCAACAACTTTGTTTTGTGGTATGtgaaaaaaattactgttttaaGGGGCAAGTACTGTAGCTGTAGACTTTTCACAGCCAACATAACACGGGATGTTTAATTATTTGATATTTCTGTTTATCTTTTTCCAATAATAGACCTCACTCCACACACTGGAGCAGCCACAGATGTCAGAGAGCAGCCCCCTGAGCCAAACGCCTTGTTGGACGTTGAAATGTCGGAACCACTGATTAAAGTACTTAAAGAAGAGACAGTTGAATGTGAAGTAAGTTGGTTATCGGAACAAGAACAGCAAGAATGGAATGCTTACAACTTAAGTGCACCAGAGTGTGTGAAAAATGACCCAGAAGAGGAAGACGTAAGCATGCCCTGTATCGCCGACTCATACCAGGTTCAAGTGGTGGAGTGCCCCCCTGACTCTTCAGCCACTCTCTCAGCTGATGAAGACTACAATCAGTGTGATTACATTTCCCCATCGGAGTCAGCAGCCGAAAATTGTCCACCGCTACTCAGTAATGCAGAACACTTGAGTGAGACCCAAGAACACCAGAAATGTCATGAAGCCTCAAAGAAAAGCGTAAGTTTGAAAAGTTGTTTTAGAACCACTTAAATCTAATTAATAAATCTGACTGTGACTGGCTGTTTTTTGTAAACAAGCATAATGTTGCAAAAATATGACTCACAAACACGCTGAGGTCTTCAACAAATACCAAACATGATTCATGACTTAAATCAGTGTTTCCTAAGAGGCATTAGTCAAAATGTTGCTCATGAACTACTTGAAGTGTATACACACATTTCAGTCCCCATTTTGTGCATGTGCTAATTAGAAATGAGTACCTTGCAAACTTAATCTCTGAAATTTGCATTAATTGTTCCCAAACCAAGATGTCCAGATTTGCCCCTTGTTGGTCACATGGACTCGGTATAATGGAAGGTTTTCTTCTTAAATGATCCTTTGGTCTTATTGTCGGGataaacaaaccaaacagagacacaaacggATGTGTATATGGTTGCAATTATAGTTATTCAATGACTTTGTAAGAGTTTAACCAGTGTAGGTTTTGTCATACTCTACATCTTCTCGGGTGACGAACTGATGAAGAAACTATGgcaagcagtttttttctggGAAGGCAGTTATGACGATATTATGGGTATTTTGTGATACACTCATATTGTGATTATGAGGCCCCTATCAAGATAGCCATAAATGCAGTTATTTGGGAACTCTTAGGGGACACAGAATTTGCTTCAGCTCTGAGTAGCAACTATGGCAAAGATGCAGGAGCTGTCATGACACCTAAGAGAATAAATTACACCAAAAGACAAGTCACAGAAACAGATGTGGCTGGCAGCATTGGCGTCATATGCAAGTTCAAAACTCATGTTACTACAGCAGCTCTGCTGAACTGTGCAGAACCTTTACTGCTAAACACTGCAGGAGGATCTGGTGAAGTCAGGAACCAAAGTGTCAGTAATGACTGTAAACAACCAATTTCATTGTATGGCAAATTCATGCaagattttgttttcagtcttatTCAAAATTTCAATAGATTTCTTCCCCCTCCATATTAGTGCTGTTTATCAATATATGGAACCTCCTTGTAGTGGGTGAACCTTTAGGAATCAGTACAGATTGTTTTGTTTGCATTGCAACTATGGTTTGTTTTTAACTCGTGAAATTAAATAGtgatttcctttttcttttcttggttgAAAATCTTGCTACAAAATGAAAGAGATCAAAGCAGTCCAAGCAGAAAACCATGCTAGAATTACCAAGGTAAGACACTGAATTgctgcattttttctttttagtattCCTATCCACCTGCTTGCATAAATTATAATATTAACCTGTTTTATACAGGATGATGCCCTGCAAATCTTTCATTGCTGCTCCTCCTGACTGCCAGTCCTTTGTAGCAAAGCTCACTGAAGCCTTTAAGGATGCTCCTGGTAATGAGAAGCCTCTTATAACCATAACAGGCCTGACAGCAGATGCGGAATTGGTGGACTTTGCTTTTGGTAAAGTTCCTAAAGGTTGCACCTTGTCCTACCAGTGTCCTCTGCCTTCTAGTCAGGATTACAAGCCACATAAAGACGCTCCCTCTAGGCCGCTGCTTCCCCTGTCTTCTCCCCCTCTGAAGCTGCGGTCTTCCTTTCCTACTCTCAGTATTAAGGAGCAGCAACATTTACTTGCCTTGCACATCACCTGGGCAGGAGCATGTGATCTGGAAAACTCCACACGTGGCTGCAAGGAATCTCTGGAGGAGCTGCGGAAGTCACGCTTGACCAGCCGTTTCAGAGACATCTGCAAACTCAAACCAGGTCGAAGCCATGCGGAGCACCTAGTATACAAGCTTAAAAAAGGATTCCTCAAGTGCAAGACTACACAGGCTGAGGAGGAAATGAAGGCTGAAGCTCTGCGGGAATACTGTCGGCATGTATGTGTCAACTGGTCCCCCTGTGGTTTTGTTGTCCACCCGAATGCTCCATGGTTGGGAGTGACGCCTGATGGGTTAGTGTACGACCCCAGCGAGGAGAGCCGCTTTGGGCTGGTGCATGTCAAATGCATCAGCTTGCGGAGCTTTACAGAATGCAGCTTCCTGGCCTGTCAGAATGGAGCATTACAGCTGAAGAAGAGCCACAGGTACTACTGGCACATCCAGGGAGAGATGATGGTGACGGGAACATCGTGGTGTGATCTGTTCATGTTCTCCAAAGAAGACATGCTGGTTCAACGCATCTACCGCGACAAGATCAACATGAGGATCTTGAAGAAGAAACTGGATGAATTCTTTTTCTATTACTACTTGCCAAGTCTAATTTAGCTGAACGCTGTCATCACACTGTGGCCTAACGCGAATGCATCAAAGTACAAACGGAGTAACGGGGGAGGAACACAACTTGAAAACACAGACTGTCAGCAAGAAGCTACAAAAATACTGAACACAAAGAGACTTTGCAGAGACTTTTCTATAGCCTCTAATCACTAAAGACAGGCATGCCTGTCCAATTTTATCTACCTCatcctgcagtgaaaacacatcTTCACAATGTGGCAGCTAAGGCTGTGCAACCTGAACTGGAGAAAAAATACTATTGCAGTATGCATTTCCACTTAGATTTTTGGTTTTAAGTTTTAGCGGACTGCAAATGACTGAAGTTATATTTTCTAATTGCTGTTGCACATCTGGCCttattaaatgtcattttcttaTTAGTTCCATCTAGTccaaagaaaacttttttatgTTTCCCCTCTTACCATTCTCCAAAGGGCTACATCCACTgtaaagtttgttttatttgattagTCTACTAATTATTTACTCTGTTATTTGATCATGTTTAGTctttgaaatgtcagaaaatagagAAATGTTTCTCAATTTGTTTGGATAAATTCAAGTCTCTACACAAGTATTAAAAGTTTTTGTGACTTTAGGTAATGATGTCTGCAGTTCTGAATCAGAGCAGGACTTAAGGAAAATGATTGTATGTTCAATTATATAAAATTCTTACAGAAAATCTAAATACTTGTCCTCATTTCACCGCTCAAACTAATATTGGTTGTATTCGATGCTCACACTGGcattttatttggtgtttttaaaaaatattttcaaatattcttttctccatttttttaagatttagtctcaggacaagtaaataaacacaacaactgcatgttttagtattttgcacatggattatttgaaatttgatgggaagtaaaatgtcctccagttaaAGCCCCGCTGAGCTCCATGTTGTGTCTGAGCGGTGCCGTCCTGCAGGCGGCGCTGTGTGCTCTAACCGTAGGACTTAGCAGGAAGATTTCTTTGGCTAGTGTTAGATGACGTAAAGGGGACCAATGTGTTTTGCAGTCGggcaggagaaaaaagaaaaacactgtgcTTCTCATTAAAAGTgctttgtcatgtgtttgtctcGGGGTGTCCTTAACCAGCGGGACTCTCGTGTTCGTCCACACCGACCAGGACGCGTCTGTCTGCGGCTGTTTTGAAACCAGCAGCCCGCTGATCTCTCACCGACACTCGGCTCCGTTCCGCTGCAGCTCCCCTCCGGTCTCTGCaccgtctctctctgtgttaatttttttttagtgataaTGGGAATCAATAAAACGTACATTAGTGTCGGCTATGCCTCCTTCGGGATGCTCATGGGCTTCTCCGCATTCCTTGTGTGGAACATCGCGTACAACCAGCCGTGGACCGCAGCCATGGGAGGACTGTCAGGTAAGCAAACACCGAGGCTGCTGCAGCACTTTCACACAGACACgagtgtgtttttattccaaTTAAACGCCTTCAGTTACTGCTTACGGCAAAATGAGCCTCTGAGACAGAAGGCACACTAGTTCTGAAGGACAAACGAGTCATCTGGTCACATGTGAATCAAGTCAGTGTagtttttattataaatattaaaagtgaATTTTATTATTAACTAACTACTTACCTCACCGTTTTACTTATAATTATACAAATTCAAAGCTAAATGCTTTTTGAGTTGTattaataataagaaaaaatattacaaaaaacaccatatggccAAAATCACATTAGCTGCAGTTATTTTGTGAAGGTAAATGCAAAGGAACAGGTGTTTGTTTCAGACTGCAGCAGAAGTCACATAATCACCTTTTTCCTTGCACAGCAGTAGTAAAATTTGACCGTTTGTGCTTGAATCTGGACTcattacatttttgttaaagtAATCCCAATATAATTTCTTTCCATCTCATTCAACCCTAATtggatatttttaaaagtacCATAATGCACAGAAAGTGTGATAAAGAGGCAGCTCCTTGGTCATTTTCACCCTCATTAAAAATTGTGTATTATAAAATTTTAAAGGACCCTATCAATGTCTGCCATGTTTTACTCCTCCTAGGAACCCCTTGGACTTTATATTTCTTACAACCATGTTTCaaagaagatgtttcacctaaTACGCTCTGTTTTTCCCAGGTTTGTACAGCAGCTGTTGGTTGCAGTTAATTTTAAATCTGAATACAAACCTCAGTCTAGCTGGAAGGAaggaaaaacacaccaaaaaatcTAGAAGGGAAATGTGATAACATTGAAAGGTAAAAGCTATTGTTTCAGACCAGTAGCTCCTCCTTAACAGTCATTCAgtgcacatttaattttccataTCGTTAAAAAGAACTTGACAGAGACATTGATGACACATTTAGATGCTGTTAATTCTATGAAACATAAACTGATTGGATTTATGCACAGTCATGTAACAGGTTGTATAAACTGTTGCGTCCACGGATGTGAACTTTGCAACACTGCTGAGGCGGGGGAGTGCATATTCATAACTGCTGCACTAAAATGTTCTCAGGATGTTGTCTAATCAGTTGGAAAAGTTGTTAAACTTTACCAACATGTGACCAAAGATCACAGTGTACCTCTCACTTTTCATGCAGTTAACATTCCTGAGTATTACTGATACCCTGCTTCAAATTTCTGAATTATGAAAACTAACAATAGTTTTTTGCCCAGAAGTCTGCAACCAACATTGTCACGATACCATAAGTTAAATTAAGCACCGTCATCATGGCAGTGTTCTGGAAAGGACAAAATAGTTCTCAAGTACATATAAACATCCTCCTGATTTTCTCCTACACATGACTTCCTCctgttaaatttaaaatgaagaacaaaatgtgatttattgaCTCAGCGGTTGACAACATGCTGCGTCATGACTGAAAATGCACAATCACCGAAACAGAAGAAACTGACTGTCAGATATGATCACCAACGTCAGCTGTAAAAGCTTTATAGTTGTTGCActcttgttgtatttttttacattattgtcACCATTTCGTCGCCATatcgggttttttttttgttttccaactGTTTAGACTGCAGTTGATTTCAGTAATATAGAAAACTATACCTTTCATTTTTTATCGAGTCATGTCATTGTACACAGAAAGTCTCCGCTGATTTCCATTCATCGTGGAACATATATAcagtttttgtggaaaaaaaagttcctGTATTGGATCTGGAATCAGAATCACCAGGTAACAGAGTTAAGGTGATGGAGGCTCTGATTTAAGTTACGttcttgtttctgtcacatCCATGTCTGGTTGTTGTTTGATTTTAGAATTTGTTTTAAAAGGATACAACAGATTTTGAATGTTCTGCTagaaatcaacatttttaggaGTTCAGAATATTGATTCCATTCCTAACGAAGCCCCACAAAGTCACGTTTTCAGGCAATCCTCGAAGAAAACCTTAAGTGCTCTGAAAACAACGAACGCTTATTTAGTTGTACATAAAAAGCGAATTATTTGTAAGAGCTGCACCTCTGCACTATCTCATGCGAAAGATCAAATCTGTGAGTCATTTGcacttgtttttattctgtctccATTTACATGGTGGATGAAGATGTTTACTTTCGTTTCAGTTGCTaccttttctgtattttatccTGTCGGAGTTCAACCAAATATTTTTTAGCTTTTCTATCATAAACATTATTCAGATTGGACTGGATTGGATATGAAGTACAGCTGTCTGTCACAGCAATAATagctaaatgtttaaaattcaatatttctgtctttttactgAAAGTTTCAGATTTCTAAATGGGTGTTTAACAGTGTGGTGTGGTAATCTAAAGAGCGTCAGTAAAATGCAACCAAACTTCTCTTTTTTTAGTTCTTAAAgaagtttcaccttcatccaagagAGTTCTTCAGTTCTAGCTGTTTCAGATGTATGTTCCCACCCTACGCTCACATAACAGTGGCTCATTAATAACCCAGGTCTCACATGCTTTGAGGTGTAAATGGATGTGAAACTGCCATGTCAGGGGTAACCCAGGATACTACCAGTGGTGAAACTTTCTGGGTAAAGATCTTAAGACTGTAATGTCAGTATCGGATATTTGTTCTGTATGACACAAGAGGTGAGACATCTTCCAGAACCAAAAATGAGGAGTCCAGTTATTTTCTGTTGAAGCTGTGAGGACTAGTATGACCTGggtgactgagaatctacacagagaTGCAATAATAATGTTTTAACAGTGACTGCCTGATGTTTCTGAAAACAAGCTTTTAGTTAGATTCCTTGTTCTTAGTTTACCCGTCTTTTGCTCTCTAGTTCTTAATTTACgtagtttttgcctttttatatcttattttgCAAATGACATTTCTACTTTATACTGTTTCTTTTATCTCAGAACcttctgtttatttaatttaatgtttactGTTGCACGAAGACAGAGTAACGCAATTTCGATTCTTGGTATGTCATGTACacattgaatttccctttggggatgaataaagtgattctattctacgctattctattctatattgacgaattgacaataaagctgactgACTTTGAGATTGACCATTAGGGGTTTTAAGGGACTGATACCAGTGCCGATTATTGATGATCAAGAAAGACCAGAACCGATTTACattaaatataatgttttaaCGGCATGTGACAGTAGGAACCTGTCATTAATAACTAGGCTTTTTCATTAACAAGGGTGACTATAACTGAGTATGTAGGAGCGATTAAATTAGGACTCTCTCTTGAGATCGaccagtttgtctcctgcagtcaCATTTGCTgttctctattttcttaatgTTTCATGTTTACATCACATTCTTTGCCCACTAAGGTCCAAatcttaaagcattatttaGTATGTATTGTTTCCCAGACTCCTGAGTATTTTGTGGCTGCCTcctaacttagccgctagccgttagcttagctttagccactgtgagagtagCTAATTTCATGGTTTGTGCAGCCACTTGTTTCGTGTTCATTTTTTGTAGTCTTTTcctgagagacatttctgagaccacagagagatgtggctgcatcagacatTAGGTAGTGCATTCAATTTATGAATAATCAgtcagtaaaaatacagatgcaggccaataat
Encoded proteins:
- the LOC110956132 gene encoding uncharacterized protein LOC110956132; translated protein: MSSTRLQTFKNILTERFTSVAVEIFGEVESIVEACYEENKRLRSILDMVLNPEIKLSKIDLTPHTGAATDVREQPPEPNALLDVEMSEPLIKVLKEETVECEVSWLSEQEQQEWNAYNLSAPECVKNDPEEEDVSMPCIADSYQVQVVECPPDSSATLSADEDYNQCDYISPSESAAENCPPLLSNAEHLSETQEHQKCHEASKKSRSKQSKQKTMLELPRMMPCKSFIAAPPDCQSFVAKLTEAFKDAPGNEKPLITITGLTADAELVDFAFGKVPKGCTLSYQCPLPSSQDYKPHKDAPSRPLLPLSSPPLKLRSSFPTLSIKEQQHLLALHITWAGACDLENSTRGCKESLEELRKSRLTSRFRDICKLKPGRSHAEHLVYKLKKGFLKCKTTQAEEEMKAEALREYCRHVCVNWSPCGFVVHPNAPWLGVTPDGLVYDPSEESRFGLVHVKCISLRSFTECSFLACQNGALQLKKSHRYYWHIQGEMMVTGTSWCDLFMFSKEDMLVQRIYRDKINMRILKKKLDEFFFYYYLPSLI